Proteins encoded together in one Miscanthus floridulus cultivar M001 chromosome 16, ASM1932011v1, whole genome shotgun sequence window:
- the LOC136510329 gene encoding dirigent protein 10-like yields the protein MGTWNKLHCSPLHQQGRIHAGAAWPGYRGRGRSGCAGSRGAAWDRDGAAGSGGGGWPAGAAEPSGSAGRQAAPGRFRWWRRWQSGPRVGGSSSLSSLAAAANLASSSSPAADLDPSSSPATDLAPFILAGGGSCPLLTDRGSGPLLLAGGGSGPLLTDRGSGPLLLSGSGSGPLLLTSDGSGPLLLAD from the exons ATGGGAACATGGAACAAGCTGCACTGctcaccacttcaccagcaggggCGGATCCATGCTGGGGCGGCCTGGCCGGGATACCGGGGAAGGGGAAGGAGCGGTTGTGCTGGGAGCAGGGGCGCTGCCTGGGACCGGGATGGTGCGGCCGGGTCTGGGGGCGGGGGTTGGCCGGCTGGGGCCGCCGAGCCGTCGGGGAGCGCCGGGAGGCAGGCCG CTCCGGGGAGGTTTCGGTGGTGGCGGAGATGGCAGTCAGGGCCTAGAGTCGGCGGCTCCTCCTCCTTGTCTTCACTGGCAGCGGCGGCGAatctggcctcctcctcctcaccagcGGCGGATCTGGACCCCTCCTCCTCACCAGCGACGGATCTGGCCCCGTTCATCCTCGCCGGCGGTGGATCTTGTCCCCTCCTCACCGACCGTGGATCTGGCCCCCTCCTCCTAGCCGGCGGTGGATCTGGCCCCCTCCTCACCGACCGTGGATCTGGCCCCCTCCTCCTATCCGGCAGTGGATCTGGCCCCCTCCTCCTCACCAGTGACGGATCTGGCCCCCTCCTCCTCGCCGACTGA